The following are encoded in a window of Fretibacter rubidus genomic DNA:
- a CDS encoding lipopolysaccharide biosynthesis protein, which produces MTKSATKPDLSTASSASAGKRVAANSGMMVGAKTLAAVMGFVTLTITAVALDSTLAFGTIMFLHAYMLFFSEVATFQAWQGIIRFGSDDVVKDDAQSLAKLFKFGITLDFLSAIAAYVMAIALFSFFIFVGSQFPSLSRESALSADELQHYVMLYCIVILFRQLGTSIGVFRLFDKFQVLAVKALIMPTTRLLGAIYAAHAGWGLEGFLCVWFGASLVSYIFLPVAAMLELKRRRLLGMVIRAKSDFFSPRAGLWPFTIKSNIDSTLAAGHLHLPLLLVTAIFGPAFAGIYKIAEEAAKLLSEGFKLFDQVIYPEIAKMISSGDGTKIWQLVTRTAFVLLSFGLFFSALLMFLGPNALSALFGEDYAAAAPLASLLVPAAALLGIVAPLYPIYYATDCPEKAIYARSLSLFIFIVALFALSPTTVGQMAPGWAAIIGNIFAVVFVAITAKRALNASLNCKKDML; this is translated from the coding sequence GTGACAAAGTCTGCGACAAAACCCGATTTATCAACGGCCTCCAGCGCGTCGGCTGGAAAACGTGTTGCCGCTAATTCAGGCATGATGGTCGGAGCAAAGACCCTTGCTGCTGTGATGGGATTTGTAACGCTGACAATCACGGCGGTCGCGCTCGATAGCACGCTGGCTTTTGGGACAATCATGTTTCTTCATGCCTATATGCTTTTCTTCTCGGAAGTGGCTACCTTCCAAGCGTGGCAAGGTATCATTCGTTTTGGCAGTGATGATGTTGTCAAAGACGATGCACAATCATTAGCAAAACTGTTCAAGTTCGGGATAACGCTTGATTTTTTATCAGCAATAGCCGCTTACGTTATGGCGATAGCATTGTTTAGCTTTTTCATATTCGTTGGATCACAGTTCCCAAGCTTGTCGCGCGAAAGTGCCTTGTCAGCTGACGAATTACAGCATTACGTGATGCTTTATTGTATCGTGATTTTGTTTAGACAGCTTGGCACATCAATTGGCGTGTTTCGCCTTTTTGATAAATTCCAAGTCTTGGCGGTAAAGGCATTGATTATGCCGACGACGCGTCTGCTTGGCGCGATATATGCCGCCCATGCTGGCTGGGGTTTGGAAGGATTTTTGTGCGTTTGGTTTGGCGCCTCGCTCGTAAGCTATATCTTCTTGCCTGTAGCGGCTATGTTAGAGCTTAAACGTCGGCGATTACTCGGCATGGTTATCCGCGCTAAATCCGATTTTTTCTCTCCTCGGGCTGGGCTATGGCCTTTTACGATTAAATCCAACATAGACTCTACTTTGGCGGCGGGACATTTGCATCTGCCGCTATTGCTTGTGACCGCGATATTTGGACCAGCCTTTGCCGGGATTTACAAGATAGCAGAGGAGGCGGCAAAGCTTCTATCTGAAGGCTTTAAACTATTTGACCAAGTCATTTATCCCGAGATTGCCAAGATGATCAGTTCAGGGGACGGCACAAAGATTTGGCAACTTGTGACCCGCACGGCCTTTGTCCTTTTAAGCTTTGGTTTGTTTTTCTCGGCGCTATTAATGTTTTTGGGGCCCAATGCGCTCTCAGCATTATTTGGCGAAGATTATGCAGCCGCTGCACCGCTGGCATCGTTACTTGTGCCTGCGGCGGCGTTACTCGGCATTGTTGCACCGTTATACCCGATTTATTATGCCACGGATTGTCCTGAAAAAGCGATCTACGCGCGCTCACTCAGCCTGTTCATCTTTATCGTAGCTTTGTTCGCACTCAGCCCCACAACGGTCGGGCAAATGGCACCGGGTTGGGCCGCGATTATCGGCAATATATTCGCTGTTGTTTTTGTTGCAATCACAGCAAAGCGAGCGCTTAACGCCTCTTTGAATTGTAAGAAGGACATGCTGTAA
- a CDS encoding nucleotidyltransferase family protein has protein sequence MDKVANVLILAGQREGVVDPLCAQAGIDRKALLPFNGMPMIDYVLAALRRATVADAFYVSGFDASYHSDLIQSPSKPGPAGSAMAAIEAGIDVPLLITTADHPLLTAEMIDIFITGAKKTGADFCVGLAEKNVIAPAYPNMKRTYLKFSDIAVSGCNLFYVANENGIEAIRFWQQAQNDRKKPWKLAWRLGLGGLLKYVSGRLSFDDAFSQVSKTLGITARPVLIPIAEAAIDVDKPSDKTLVEAILLARKQAKAVS, from the coding sequence GTGGATAAAGTGGCCAATGTTCTTATCCTAGCGGGGCAGCGCGAAGGCGTAGTTGACCCGTTATGTGCGCAAGCCGGCATTGATCGCAAAGCGTTGTTGCCGTTCAACGGTATGCCAATGATTGATTATGTGCTGGCCGCGCTGCGTCGCGCAACTGTCGCGGATGCATTCTACGTCAGCGGATTTGATGCGTCTTACCATTCGGACCTTATTCAATCACCATCAAAACCAGGTCCAGCGGGTAGCGCCATGGCCGCGATTGAAGCGGGGATAGATGTGCCGCTACTCATCACCACCGCAGATCACCCGTTATTGACAGCAGAGATGATTGATATCTTTATCACTGGGGCTAAGAAGACAGGCGCTGATTTTTGTGTTGGGCTGGCTGAAAAGAATGTCATTGCGCCCGCTTATCCGAATATGAAACGTACGTATTTGAAATTTTCAGATATTGCTGTCTCGGGCTGCAATCTTTTTTACGTGGCCAATGAAAATGGCATTGAAGCGATACGATTTTGGCAACAAGCCCAAAATGACCGAAAAAAGCCGTGGAAACTCGCGTGGCGATTGGGGCTAGGCGGTCTATTGAAATATGTGTCAGGGCGTTTGAGTTTTGACGACGCCTTCTCGCAAGTCTCCAAAACACTGGGTATCACCGCGCGACCTGTCCTTATCCCTATCGCTGAGGCCGCCATTGATGTCGATAAGCCATCGGATAAAACCCTCGTGGAGGCTATATTATTAGCGCGCAAACAGGCTAAAGCTGTATCGTGA
- a CDS encoding DUF2141 domain-containing protein, giving the protein MNANIRFIFLGLFISVLSFSSALAQDNDEELELYPDDFSDACVADGLQIRATIEGVTAVGIMKLELYNSEDGFLSKKGRLRSIRDKAEDGPMMMCINVPEAGTYALAGYHDLDGNRKLKKKWNFTPKEPFVLSNNIEFKSLRMPKFEEAAFEVGPQGADIVINVVDLQDD; this is encoded by the coding sequence ATGAACGCAAACATTCGCTTCATCTTTTTAGGGTTATTTATCAGTGTTTTGTCGTTTTCATCCGCTTTGGCGCAAGATAACGATGAAGAACTGGAATTATACCCTGATGATTTTTCTGATGCCTGTGTTGCGGATGGACTACAGATTCGCGCCACTATCGAGGGCGTAACAGCTGTCGGCATCATGAAGCTAGAGCTTTATAACTCAGAGGACGGGTTTTTATCTAAAAAAGGGCGGCTGCGCTCTATTCGCGACAAAGCCGAGGACGGCCCGATGATGATGTGTATTAATGTGCCAGAAGCAGGCACATATGCTTTGGCGGGCTATCACGATCTAGACGGCAACAGAAAGCTCAAGAAAAAGTGGAATTTCACGCCAAAAGAACCCTTTGTGCTGTCCAATAATATCGAGTTTAAGTCGCTGCGGATGCCGAAGTTTGAAGAAGCGGCCTTTGAAGTCGGCCCTCAAGGCGCAGATATCGTTATCAACGTAGTTGACCTGCAAGACGATTAA